The proteins below are encoded in one region of Streptomyces marianii:
- a CDS encoding glutamate ABC transporter substrate-binding protein, whose protein sequence is MRYRKSVAVGILCILPTTSSCGSDDDTGGRASGLPAYPVTPEVMVDSPVFKRAKREGKIVIGSKDDQPFLASVDANGDRSGFDIEVARMVAADLGFSADQIEFRTVRSDSREEAIARGDVDLYVGTYTMNAERMKKVDFAGPYHLAGADLLVRMTEMQIDGPQALKGKKVCSVSGSTPLQEIRKPNYGAIAVELQSYPECVRQLLDEKVDAVTTDDAILMGYAAQHLLKIRVVGAPFTKEPYGIGMKKGDRALRDAVNDALEVHRDNGDIEEAFLATLGRSGSSYGTPPPLQRYP, encoded by the coding sequence ATGCGGTATCGCAAATCAGTTGCTGTGGGAATTCTTTGCATCTTGCCGACTACCTCTTCGTGTGGTTCCGATGACGACACCGGCGGCCGAGCGTCGGGGCTGCCCGCATATCCGGTCACTCCGGAAGTGATGGTTGACTCTCCCGTGTTCAAACGCGCCAAGAGGGAGGGCAAGATCGTTATCGGCTCCAAGGACGACCAGCCATTCCTCGCCTCTGTGGATGCGAACGGAGATCGGTCCGGCTTCGATATCGAGGTGGCCAGGATGGTGGCGGCCGACCTTGGTTTCTCTGCCGACCAGATCGAGTTCAGGACGGTCCGCTCCGACTCCCGCGAAGAGGCCATCGCCCGAGGCGACGTCGACCTCTACGTCGGCACGTACACCATGAACGCAGAACGCATGAAGAAGGTGGACTTCGCGGGTCCGTACCACTTGGCAGGCGCGGATCTGCTGGTCCGGATGACCGAGATGCAGATCGATGGCCCCCAGGCTCTCAAGGGCAAGAAAGTCTGCTCGGTGAGCGGGTCCACTCCCCTGCAGGAGATCAGGAAGCCGAACTATGGTGCCATAGCGGTCGAACTTCAGAGTTACCCCGAGTGTGTGCGTCAACTGCTCGACGAGAAGGTCGATGCGGTCACTACTGACGATGCGATTCTCATGGGTTACGCCGCTCAGCATCTGCTGAAGATACGGGTCGTGGGTGCGCCGTTCACGAAGGAGCCCTACGGGATCGGCATGAAGAAGGGTGACCGGGCCCTGAGAGACGCAGTCAACGATGCACTCGAAGTCCATCGCGACAACGGAGACATCGAGGAGGCCTTTCTCGCGACCCTGGGCCGGTCGGGGTCCTCGTACGGGACCCCTCCGCCGCTTCAGCGCTACCCCTGA
- a CDS encoding transmembrane transport protein translates to MSEQKPTAQGDVPEQLERALAAEVSLRSRMRHVAVGLAGGGGAALVAVLWATEPDPLPARTQLAFAGLIVIGLAWTGFAGWVLSRRRPLFARDRVLGARLALGATAVTAVAGTVLAAVRGTAADVLATAVGGVVLTAAAVLVLVRARSRRRELLRLRDALRRGAS, encoded by the coding sequence ATGAGCGAGCAGAAGCCCACAGCCCAGGGGGACGTACCCGAGCAGCTGGAGCGCGCACTGGCCGCGGAGGTGTCGCTGCGCTCCCGGATGCGCCACGTGGCGGTGGGGCTGGCGGGAGGGGGCGGGGCGGCACTGGTCGCCGTGCTGTGGGCGACCGAGCCGGATCCGCTTCCCGCCCGCACTCAGCTGGCCTTCGCCGGGCTAATCGTCATCGGGCTGGCCTGGACCGGCTTCGCCGGATGGGTGCTCAGCAGGCGGCGACCGCTGTTCGCCCGGGACCGGGTGCTGGGCGCGCGCCTCGCACTCGGGGCGACCGCGGTGACGGCCGTCGCCGGTACGGTGCTGGCCGCCGTCCGCGGTACTGCCGCCGACGTGCTGGCCACCGCCGTGGGCGGGGTCGTCCTCACCGCCGCCGCAGTACTCGTCCTGGTACGGGCACGGTCGCGCCGCCGCGAGCTGCTGCGACTGCGGGATGCCCTCCGACGAGGCGCATCCTGA
- a CDS encoding alpha/beta hydrolase: MRFALDALLADVPAEQVDEARDFYKSRPAGRGPSTPGELKEARAKRSAPPAADPPAVEETIEAAGARVPVRIFTPLDGPPQGVYLDIHGGGFYMDSAARGDRRNRDLADALHLAVVSVDYRLAPEHPWPAAPDDCEAAALWLVEEADTRFGTSRLAIGGSSAGATLALATLLRLRDKGAVGRFTSAALQFGTYDLSARTPAGRRIAEEYFIQAYIGHVEDRTVPDISPAYGVLGGLPPTLLIVGSADVLLEDNLALAGRLSAAGNDVELRIYPESPHGFTGHPTAMARTALSGVESWLRDRITQCRN, encoded by the coding sequence GTGCGATTCGCGCTGGACGCACTGCTCGCTGACGTGCCCGCGGAGCAGGTCGATGAAGCTCGTGACTTCTACAAGTCAAGGCCGGCAGGCCGTGGCCCCAGCACACCGGGGGAGCTGAAGGAGGCCCGAGCGAAGAGGTCTGCTCCTCCTGCCGCCGATCCGCCTGCCGTCGAAGAGACGATCGAAGCCGCGGGAGCGCGCGTCCCTGTCAGGATCTTCACTCCCCTCGACGGTCCTCCGCAGGGCGTCTACCTGGACATACACGGCGGCGGCTTCTACATGGACTCCGCAGCGCGAGGAGACAGACGCAACCGCGACCTCGCAGACGCCCTGCACCTCGCCGTTGTCAGCGTCGACTACCGGCTGGCCCCTGAGCACCCCTGGCCGGCGGCACCCGACGACTGTGAAGCAGCGGCGCTCTGGCTCGTCGAAGAAGCCGATACCCGCTTCGGTACGTCCCGGCTTGCGATCGGCGGGAGCTCCGCGGGAGCCACACTCGCCCTGGCGACCCTGCTCAGGCTGAGAGACAAAGGTGCCGTTGGCCGATTCACCAGCGCTGCACTTCAGTTCGGCACCTACGACTTGAGCGCACGAACCCCGGCCGGTCGCCGCATCGCGGAAGAATACTTCATCCAGGCGTACATCGGTCATGTGGAAGACCGCACTGTTCCCGACATCTCTCCCGCCTACGGCGTTCTTGGCGGGCTTCCCCCCACGCTGCTGATCGTCGGAAGCGCAGACGTGTTGCTGGAAGACAACCTGGCGCTGGCAGGTCGGTTGTCAGCGGCCGGCAATGACGTCGAACTCCGGATCTACCCCGAGTCACCCCACGGCTTCACGGGCCACCCCACGGCCATGGCCAGGACGGCCCTCAGCGGCGTCGAGTCCTGGCTGCGCGACCGGATTACCCAATGTAGGAACTGA
- a CDS encoding YoaK family protein gives MGEDATVPVTISSLVIVANGYVDAYLYMAHGGVFAGAQTGNLVLFCVDLAQPQYHGSLAHLWPMMAFVAGVVVAESFRGASTKGDRATRSPLLYALALETAVLAVIGMAPGAIPQTAITTSVGFVVALQVVFFQMVRPATFLTVAMTGNLTRVTGAALTARRTRSRSDLRLAVLYASVILSFGVGAAIGALITAAMGTRSSLVVAGLFAVSWASLRVTVPGKPRSSDGTGT, from the coding sequence ATGGGTGAAGACGCCACAGTCCCTGTCACGATCAGCTCGCTGGTCATTGTGGCCAATGGCTATGTGGACGCCTATCTGTACATGGCCCACGGTGGCGTGTTCGCGGGAGCGCAGACGGGGAATCTGGTCCTGTTCTGCGTCGACCTGGCCCAGCCTCAATACCACGGATCCCTTGCGCACCTGTGGCCCATGATGGCGTTCGTCGCAGGCGTCGTGGTGGCCGAGTCCTTCCGTGGCGCCTCGACAAAGGGCGATCGAGCCACCCGCTCTCCGCTGCTGTACGCCCTCGCCCTCGAAACCGCGGTGCTGGCCGTGATCGGAATGGCGCCCGGGGCCATTCCACAAACCGCGATCACCACATCCGTCGGATTCGTCGTCGCACTCCAGGTCGTCTTCTTCCAGATGGTCAGACCAGCCACCTTCCTCACGGTCGCCATGACCGGGAACCTGACCAGGGTCACCGGCGCGGCGCTGACCGCACGCCGTACCCGGAGCCGGTCCGACCTGCGTCTCGCGGTCTTGTACGCGTCAGTCATCTTGTCTTTCGGCGTGGGTGCCGCGATCGGCGCGCTGATCACCGCCGCCATGGGAACACGGTCGTCGCTGGTGGTCGCGGGGCTCTTTGCGGTGTCCTGGGCGTCGCTCCGCGTGACGGTCCCCGGCAAACCGAGATCCTCGGACGGCACCGGCACATGA
- a CDS encoding SpoIIE family protein phosphatase: MRTVASQVFVLQVAVVVLLVVAAVVALLLQSRSDAEAAARDRSLAVAETFAQSPGTRQALKSPDPTELLQPRAEAVRKATGVDFVVVTNTDAIRYTHPLPDRIGNRFVGNIQPALDGAVVVEWITGTIGPLVQAIVPVVDTDGTVIGTVTSGVTVENVSGTANQQLPVVLGAAGSALILATGGTALISRRLRRQTHGLGPTELSRMYDHHDAVLHAVREGVIVVDGNRRLVLANDEARRLLGLPPDAEGRPVSDLGITLSMDELLESGRTATDEVHLAGDRMLAVNQRSTSRNGGTPGSVATLRDTTELREVTGRADVAHSRLRLLYDAGLRIGSTLDVVRTAEELTDFAVPRFADFATVDLLDQVLRGEEPVSAGADGYPMRRIAVSGVRSNPPIYPLDSLIDFVPATPQATGFRSGRAILEADMTTFAGWQEQDPARARKMVHYGLHSMISVPLQARGEVLGVATFWRSGKPKPFEDGDVTLAEELVARAALAIDNARRYTREHTMAVTLQRSLLPSVLPGHSAVEVAHRYLPAHAGMGGVGGDWFDVIQLSGARVAMIVGDVVGHGLHAAATMGRLRTAVHNFATLDLSPDELLWHLDELVTRIDHEESGSSGRPAITGATCLYMIYDPISRGCVMARAGHLEPALVHPDGSIDFPELPAAPPLGLGGLPFETAERLLPEGSRLVLFTDGLIENRERDIDEGLRMLRDALAAAPPTPEGTCGAVLDALLPDRPSDDIALLVARTRVLDRERVADWDVPGDPSAVSEMREAVTEKLGAWGLDDLVFTTELILSELITNAIRYTAGPIRMRLVRDRTLICEVADSSSTAPHLRHAATMDEGGRGLFLVAQFAERWGTRYTTEGKVIWAEQPLPGEA; this comes from the coding sequence ATGCGCACCGTAGCCAGCCAGGTGTTCGTTCTGCAGGTGGCCGTCGTGGTGCTGCTCGTCGTCGCGGCCGTCGTGGCGTTGTTGCTGCAGTCACGGAGCGATGCGGAAGCGGCGGCACGTGACAGGTCCCTGGCCGTTGCTGAAACGTTTGCGCAGTCGCCCGGCACTCGACAGGCCCTGAAGAGCCCCGATCCGACCGAGTTGCTGCAGCCGCGCGCGGAGGCCGTGCGCAAGGCCACCGGTGTCGACTTCGTCGTCGTGACGAACACGGACGCGATCCGCTACACCCATCCCCTTCCCGACCGCATCGGCAACCGCTTCGTCGGCAACATCCAGCCCGCTCTCGACGGGGCCGTGGTCGTCGAGTGGATCACCGGCACCATCGGGCCCCTGGTGCAGGCGATCGTCCCGGTCGTCGACACCGACGGCACCGTCATCGGTACCGTCACCTCCGGGGTCACCGTCGAGAACGTCAGCGGCACGGCGAACCAGCAGCTGCCCGTGGTGCTCGGCGCGGCCGGATCCGCCCTCATCCTCGCCACCGGCGGCACGGCCCTGATCAGCAGGCGGCTGCGGCGGCAGACGCACGGCCTGGGACCGACCGAGCTGTCCCGGATGTACGACCACCACGACGCCGTTCTGCACGCCGTGCGCGAAGGGGTGATCGTCGTCGACGGCAACCGCCGGCTGGTGCTCGCCAACGACGAGGCGCGCCGGCTGCTCGGCCTGCCCCCGGACGCCGAGGGGCGGCCGGTGTCCGACCTCGGCATCACCCTCAGCATGGACGAACTGCTGGAGTCGGGGCGGACGGCCACCGACGAGGTGCACCTGGCCGGCGACCGGATGCTGGCGGTCAACCAGCGCTCGACGAGCCGGAACGGCGGGACGCCCGGCAGCGTGGCGACGCTTCGCGACACCACCGAGCTGCGGGAAGTCACCGGAAGGGCCGACGTCGCGCACTCGCGTCTCCGGCTCCTCTACGACGCAGGCCTGAGGATCGGCAGCACCCTCGACGTGGTACGGACCGCCGAGGAGCTGACGGACTTCGCGGTCCCGCGGTTCGCCGACTTCGCGACAGTGGACCTGCTGGACCAGGTCCTGCGCGGCGAGGAGCCGGTCAGCGCCGGTGCGGACGGTTATCCGATGCGCCGCATCGCCGTCTCCGGCGTCCGGAGCAATCCCCCGATCTACCCGCTGGACTCCTTGATCGACTTCGTTCCCGCCACTCCCCAGGCCACGGGCTTCCGCAGCGGCCGGGCGATCCTCGAGGCCGACATGACGACCTTCGCGGGCTGGCAGGAGCAGGATCCGGCGCGAGCCCGCAAGATGGTGCACTACGGACTGCATTCCATGATCAGCGTCCCGCTCCAGGCCAGGGGAGAGGTCCTCGGCGTGGCCACGTTCTGGAGGTCCGGGAAGCCCAAGCCGTTCGAGGACGGAGACGTGACCCTCGCCGAGGAGCTCGTCGCCCGCGCCGCACTGGCCATCGACAACGCCAGGCGCTACACGCGCGAGCACACCATGGCCGTCACGCTCCAGCGCAGTCTGCTGCCCAGCGTGCTGCCCGGACACTCGGCCGTCGAGGTCGCCCACCGCTATCTGCCCGCCCACGCGGGCATGGGCGGCGTCGGCGGTGACTGGTTCGACGTCATCCAGCTCTCGGGCGCCCGGGTCGCCATGATCGTCGGCGATGTCGTCGGACACGGTCTGCACGCGGCGGCGACGATGGGCCGGCTGCGCACCGCGGTCCACAACTTCGCCACCCTCGACCTGTCACCGGACGAGCTGCTGTGGCATCTGGACGAGCTGGTCACCCGGATCGACCACGAGGAGTCCGGCAGCAGCGGGCGACCGGCGATCACGGGTGCCACCTGCCTCTACATGATCTACGACCCCATCTCCCGGGGATGTGTGATGGCACGAGCCGGGCACCTCGAGCCCGCCCTCGTCCACCCTGACGGCAGCATCGATTTTCCCGAGCTGCCCGCGGCACCACCGCTCGGGCTCGGAGGGCTGCCCTTCGAGACCGCGGAGCGGCTGCTGCCCGAGGGCAGCCGGCTGGTGCTGTTCACCGACGGCCTCATCGAGAACCGCGAACGGGACATCGACGAGGGGCTGAGGATGCTGCGCGACGCGCTGGCCGCCGCCCCGCCCACCCCGGAGGGGACCTGCGGTGCGGTACTGGACGCGCTGCTTCCCGACCGCCCGAGCGACGACATAGCCCTGCTCGTCGCCCGCACCAGAGTGCTGGACAGGGAACGGGTCGCCGACTGGGACGTACCCGGAGATCCCTCGGCCGTCTCCGAGATGCGGGAGGCCGTGACGGAGAAACTGGGGGCGTGGGGATTGGACGACCTGGTCTTCACCACCGAGCTGATCCTCAGCGAGCTCATCACCAACGCCATCCGCTACACCGCCGGGCCCATCAGAATGCGGCTCGTTCGGGACCGCACGCTGATCTGCGAGGTGGCCGACTCCAGCAGCACCGCACCGCACCTGCGTCACGCGGCGACCATGGACGAGGGCGGCCGCGGGCTGTTCCTGGTGGCCCAGTTCGCGGAGCGCTGGGGAACCCGTTACACCACCGAGGGCAAGGTCATCTGGGCCGAACAACCACTGCCCGGCGAAGCGTGA
- a CDS encoding AfsR/SARP family transcriptional regulator, which produces MQYRVLGPTRAFHDDGTPVALGGARLRALLTALALRTGRTVPVGVLIGDIWDGDPPADAVGAVQALVGRLRRALGPAAVATADGRGYQLRARRDEVDLHRFDRLAGEGTRAMADGDALSAAALLDEALALWRGPVLADLPGRLAEAARWETRRLDAQRTRLAAVLAIGGRAEEALAELAESCAAHPLDERLHELRIAALRDTGRTAQALAAYEEVRRVLADRLGTDPGPGLRALHKELLRPYPYETGGASPAASPAADASPGTPPPGNLRARLNSFVGREPDLRAIREDLAGARLVTLVGAGGSGKTRLSQEAAERAAADPDRPWPDGVWLAELAPVEDPESVPETVLSALGGRETVLRGAGAEELRAGGERQSGDAFVRLVEYCARRRMLLLLDNCEHVVEAAAALAERLLERCPGLTVLATSREPLGVPGELVRPVGPLPIPVALRLLADRGAAARPDFRIDADEATASACAEICRRLDGLPLAVELAAARLRMLTAPQIADRLDDRFRLLNTGARTVLPRQQTLRAVVDWSWDLLDLPERAVLRRLSVFAGECDLTAAESVCADPADRTRERPAEPDAATLLGALVDKSLVVAVPGADGGMRYRLLETVAEYAGERLDEAAERKAAERRHLVHYRELARNLEPRLRGAGQRAALARLQLEHENLRTALRHAVAARDEHEGLSLVLSLAWYWQLRDLRGEARHWTDAVSALGPDPFAHPVVPAPPLTERCTDTPPPLRGELLTEARRQVRLVRMVNMDHAIEEWMTPERRRWLDRVTEAYHPGLPQACRFPASLWFFAVLIAGDGERVLEVLDTTVRTAEEAGCDWELAAALQVRANALANRTLWAGDARRDADRSLKIFERLGDAWGAAEALSARGEAHERSGAYEEAAEDFRRAIDRAAVLGAQSQVSLLRARLAAVLDETGRGAEAEKILREVLAAGPESGYEGVIAARLILALRLARTGRTAEARSHLTALLDDFRTETLAVFEGLAHGVLGCVDVLDGEFEAALARCRRALQLGCTPLSMMVSPQLSASQLLTAARALIGLGGEDRALRAARLVGAHEGLLPPGHFLSSFERENRRLAEESARAVLGDTAFEAARVEGGGLGLEEAAALL; this is translated from the coding sequence CGGCGACCCGCCCGCAGACGCGGTCGGCGCGGTGCAGGCGCTGGTCGGACGGCTCCGCAGGGCCCTGGGGCCGGCCGCAGTGGCTACGGCAGACGGCCGCGGGTACCAGCTGCGCGCGCGGCGCGACGAGGTCGATCTGCACAGGTTCGACCGGCTCGCGGGGGAGGGGACGCGGGCCATGGCCGACGGCGACGCCCTCAGCGCGGCGGCGCTCCTCGACGAGGCACTGGCGCTGTGGCGCGGCCCGGTACTGGCGGACCTGCCGGGGCGGCTCGCGGAGGCCGCCCGCTGGGAGACGCGACGGCTCGATGCCCAACGCACCCGGCTGGCCGCAGTGCTCGCGATCGGCGGCAGGGCGGAGGAGGCTCTCGCGGAGCTGGCGGAGTCGTGTGCCGCGCATCCGCTCGACGAGCGCCTCCACGAGCTGCGGATCGCGGCGCTGCGGGACACCGGCCGCACCGCGCAGGCGCTCGCCGCGTACGAGGAGGTCCGCCGTGTACTCGCCGACCGCTTGGGCACCGACCCCGGGCCCGGCCTGCGCGCGCTGCACAAGGAGCTGCTGCGCCCGTACCCGTACGAGACGGGCGGCGCTTCCCCGGCGGCCTCCCCTGCGGCCGATGCCTCGCCCGGCACTCCGCCGCCCGGGAACCTGCGCGCCAGGCTCAACAGCTTCGTGGGGCGCGAGCCCGATCTCCGGGCCATCCGTGAGGATCTGGCCGGGGCCCGGCTCGTCACGCTCGTGGGAGCGGGCGGCTCCGGTAAGACGCGGCTGTCGCAAGAGGCGGCCGAGCGGGCCGCGGCGGACCCCGACCGGCCCTGGCCCGACGGCGTCTGGCTCGCCGAACTCGCACCCGTGGAGGACCCGGAGTCCGTCCCGGAGACGGTGCTCAGCGCCCTCGGAGGACGCGAGACCGTACTGCGGGGTGCAGGCGCGGAGGAGCTCCGGGCAGGCGGCGAGCGGCAGAGCGGCGACGCCTTCGTGAGGCTCGTCGAGTACTGCGCGCGGCGGCGCATGCTGCTGCTTCTGGACAACTGCGAGCACGTCGTGGAGGCTGCGGCCGCACTCGCCGAGCGGCTGCTGGAGCGCTGCCCCGGGCTCACGGTTCTGGCGACCAGCCGGGAACCACTCGGCGTGCCGGGGGAGTTGGTGCGGCCCGTGGGGCCGCTGCCCATCCCGGTGGCACTGCGCCTGCTCGCCGACCGCGGCGCGGCCGCGCGTCCCGACTTCCGCATCGACGCGGACGAGGCGACCGCGTCGGCGTGCGCCGAGATCTGCCGCCGTCTCGACGGGCTTCCGCTCGCCGTCGAACTCGCGGCCGCGCGGCTGCGGATGCTCACCGCGCCCCAGATCGCCGACCGCCTCGACGACCGGTTCCGTCTGCTCAACACCGGCGCGCGGACCGTGCTGCCGCGCCAGCAGACCCTCCGCGCGGTCGTCGACTGGTCCTGGGACCTCCTCGACCTCCCCGAACGCGCCGTCCTGCGCCGCCTCTCGGTCTTCGCCGGCGAGTGCGACCTCACCGCGGCCGAATCGGTCTGCGCCGACCCGGCCGACCGTACCCGCGAACGTCCCGCGGAACCGGATGCCGCCACTCTTCTGGGGGCGCTGGTGGACAAGTCGCTGGTCGTCGCCGTGCCAGGTGCGGACGGCGGGATGCGGTACCGGCTGCTGGAGACCGTCGCCGAGTACGCGGGAGAGCGGCTCGACGAGGCCGCGGAGCGGAAAGCCGCCGAGCGCCGGCATCTGGTGCACTACCGGGAGCTGGCCCGGAACCTCGAGCCCCGGCTGCGCGGGGCCGGGCAGCGTGCCGCGCTCGCCCGGCTGCAGCTGGAACACGAGAACCTGCGGACCGCGCTGCGGCACGCGGTCGCCGCGCGCGACGAGCACGAGGGGCTCAGCCTGGTGCTCTCACTCGCCTGGTACTGGCAGCTGAGAGATCTGCGCGGCGAAGCCCGCCACTGGACGGACGCCGTCTCCGCCCTGGGGCCCGACCCGTTCGCGCATCCCGTCGTCCCCGCCCCGCCGCTGACGGAGCGCTGCACGGACACCCCTCCGCCGCTGCGGGGGGAGTTGCTGACGGAGGCGCGCCGACAGGTCCGGCTGGTGCGGATGGTCAACATGGACCATGCGATCGAGGAGTGGATGACCCCGGAGCGCCGACGCTGGCTGGACCGCGTGACCGAGGCCTACCACCCCGGTCTGCCGCAGGCATGCCGCTTCCCCGCCTCACTGTGGTTCTTCGCCGTCCTCATCGCCGGTGACGGCGAACGCGTGCTGGAGGTCCTCGACACGACCGTCCGCACCGCGGAGGAGGCGGGCTGCGACTGGGAGTTGGCGGCGGCGCTCCAGGTGCGGGCCAACGCGTTGGCCAACCGCACCCTGTGGGCGGGCGACGCACGCCGCGACGCAGACCGCAGTCTGAAGATCTTCGAACGGCTCGGCGACGCCTGGGGTGCGGCCGAGGCGCTGTCCGCGCGCGGCGAGGCCCATGAGCGCAGCGGGGCCTACGAGGAGGCAGCGGAGGACTTCCGCCGGGCAATCGACCGCGCGGCCGTCCTCGGTGCGCAGAGCCAGGTCTCGCTGCTGCGGGCGCGGCTCGCGGCCGTGCTCGACGAGACGGGCCGCGGCGCCGAAGCCGAGAAGATCCTGCGCGAGGTGCTCGCCGCGGGTCCCGAGAGCGGTTACGAGGGTGTGATCGCCGCCCGCCTGATCCTGGCGCTCCGGCTGGCCAGGACCGGTCGCACCGCCGAGGCACGCAGCCATCTCACGGCGCTGCTGGACGACTTCCGCACCGAGACGCTCGCCGTGTTCGAGGGGCTGGCCCACGGTGTCCTGGGCTGTGTGGACGTACTCGACGGCGAGTTCGAGGCCGCTCTGGCCCGCTGCCGTCGCGCGCTGCAGCTCGGCTGCACCCCACTGTCCATGATGGTCAGCCCGCAGCTCTCGGCCTCCCAGCTGCTCACCGCGGCGCGGGCGCTGATCGGGCTCGGCGGCGAGGACCGGGCGCTGCGCGCGGCCCGGCTCGTCGGCGCGCACGAGGGACTGCTGCCGCCCGGCCACTTCCTCAGTTCCTTCGAGCGGGAGAACCGACGGCTGGCGGAGGAGTCCGCACGCGCCGTGCTCGGGGACACGGCGTTCGAGGCGGCGCGCGTCGAGGGCGGCGGTCTGGGTCTCGAGGAGGCCGCCGCCCTGCTCTGA
- a CDS encoding RNA polymerase sigma factor, whose amino-acid sequence MSGDVRDGLLVVRCQLGEREAFRELVGVWHAPLRRYLQGMAGSPHLADDLAQEVWIAVVRGLPRLRQPERFTPWLFTIARRTVTDHLRQAYRAPATPLEEAAAVVAEGDELSGVLTTMQIEAGLSELPPPEREVLILFHLEDLPLAACAEVLGVAPGTVKSRLHRARRMLRTILAERGYEA is encoded by the coding sequence GTGAGCGGTGACGTGCGCGACGGGCTGCTCGTGGTCCGCTGCCAGCTCGGGGAGCGGGAGGCGTTCCGCGAACTGGTGGGCGTCTGGCATGCCCCGCTGCGTCGCTATCTGCAAGGCATGGCCGGGTCGCCCCACCTCGCGGACGATCTTGCTCAGGAGGTGTGGATCGCAGTGGTGCGCGGCCTGCCGCGTCTGCGGCAGCCGGAGCGGTTCACCCCGTGGCTGTTCACCATCGCCCGGCGCACCGTCACCGACCACCTGCGCCAGGCGTACAGGGCTCCGGCGACACCCCTGGAGGAGGCGGCCGCCGTCGTCGCCGAAGGGGACGAGCTCAGTGGCGTCCTGACCACCATGCAGATCGAAGCCGGTCTCTCCGAACTGCCGCCCCCGGAGCGAGAGGTGCTGATCCTGTTCCACCTGGAGGATCTGCCGCTGGCCGCCTGCGCGGAGGTGCTCGGCGTGGCGCCCGGCACGGTCAAGAGCCGACTGCACCGCGCACGGCGCATGCTGCGGACCATCCTTGCCGAGAGGGGATACGAGGCATGA
- a CDS encoding transposase, producing the protein MPPLPHRSVTAATTPRRPRRRAAPRRPPAERTPGWLRCAYVECRTAAHGRRCPTNAPTGRDDRTCLRQPLPHSPPRSLPEARRAGSRDRSTAGHGRCRGPGDPLGCRTGPSLCTAVSPADTDHALQGGGTARLGGTPLTRRKSIHHAIDISATHRAAIRTGPPDATVVVDHFHVVRIADRMRSTVRCRTTAGIRGRVDAPVTRNGGRGGACCATARTSPTSGSRRRGTRCRPRGGLAARAAFGFLNADSQDPRAPCVTIRRGRGRLRSAQLRRPG; encoded by the coding sequence GTGCCGCCGCTTCCGCATCGCTCCGTGACTGCAGCAACAACGCCACGACGGCCGCGACGACGAGCAGCACCACGACGGCCACCTGCAGAACGAACACCTGGCTGGCTACGGTGCGCATACGTGGAGTGCCGAACAGCCGCCCACGGGAGGCGCTGCCCGACAAACGCTCCGACCGGTCGCGATGACCGGACATGTCTTCGCCAGCCACTCCCTCATTCTCCACCGAGGTCACTCCCGGAAGCGAGACGCGCGGGAAGTCGGGACCGGAGCACGGCCGGTCACGGCCGCTGCCGGGGCCCTGGGGACCCGCTGGGCTGCCGAACCGGGCCTTCCCTCTGCACCGCCGTGTCCCCGGCCGATACCGACCACGCGCTCCAAGGCGGCGGCACGGCCCGGCTCGGCGGCACACCGCTGACCCGGCGCAAGAGCATCCACCACGCCATCGACATCTCGGCCACCCACCGTGCCGCGATCCGCACCGGCCCGCCCGACGCCACCGTCGTGGTCGACCACTTCCACGTCGTCCGGATCGCCGACAGGATGCGCTCCACGGTGAGGTGCCGCACCACCGCCGGGATCCGCGGCCGCGTGGACGCGCCAGTGACCCGGAATGGAGGGCGAGGCGGCGCCTGCTGCGCAACCGCGAGGACCTCACCGACGAGCGGTTCGCGAAGACGTGGAACCCGCTGCCGGCCGAGGGGAGGTCTCGCCGCCCGCGCCGCCTTCGGGTTCCTCAACGCAGACAGCCAAGACCCACGCGCACCCTGCGTCACCATCCGCCGAGGGCGCGGACGCCTCCGTAGCGCCCAACTCCGAAGACCCGGTTAG